One segment of Solanum lycopersicum chromosome 1, SLM_r2.1 DNA contains the following:
- the ADH3F1a gene encoding aldehyde dehydrogenase family 3 member F1, whose translation MSTTTMTKLCNSYPTTPQIMLECEKELEVLKETFKSGKTKEESWRRSQLKNLLKLLEEKENDIFKALKQDLGKHKVEAYRDEVGTLVKSVHYALDGLKQWMSPKKAKLPIAAFPSSAELLPEPLGLVLIISSWNFPFSLSLEPLIGAIAAGNVVLLKPSDQAPASSSVLAKIIPNYLDNKAIKVIEGDYTVGDKLLQQKWDKIFFTGSPKVAQIVMGAAAKHLTPVTLELGGKCPAIIDSLSSSWDKKIAMKRILSGKFGSCAGQACIGIDYILVDNTFVNELVKLIKLGIPKMLGENPKESHSISRIVNKNQFLRLKNLLDEPMVKKSIIYGGSSDEDNLYIEPTVLLDPPLQSTIMTDEIFGPLLPIITLDKIEDSIEFINARPKPLTIYAFTKNEEFKRKITKGTSSGSLVFNDTIIQYAADTLPFGGVGQSGFGRYHGKFSFDTFSHEKAIARRSFLTDIWFRYPPWSDHTLQLFRSAFIYDYLSVVLITLGLKRA comes from the exons atgagTACTACCACAATGACAAAGTTGTGTAATTCTTACCCCACCACCCCCCAAATAATGTTGGAGTGTGAGAAAGAATTAGAAGTCTTAAAAGAGACTTTTAAGTCTgggaaaacaaaagaagaatcaTGGAGAAGGTcacaattaaaaaatttgttaaaacttcttgaagagaaagaaaatgatATATTCAAAGCTCTCAAACAAGACTTGGGAAAACACAAAGTTGAGGCTTATAGAGATGAG GTTGGAACATTAGTAAAATCTGTCCATTATGCGCTGGATGGTTTAAAACAATGGATGTCTCCCAAAAAG GCTAAATTGCCAATTGCTGCATTTCCTTCTTCAGCAGAGCTGCTTCCTGAGCCTCTTGGTCTAGTCCTCATCATTTCCTCTTGGAATTTTCCTTTTA GTTTATCATTGGAACCACTAATTGGAGCAATAGCAGCTGGAAATGTGGTATTGTTGAAACCTTCAGATCAGGCTCCAGCATCTTCATCAGTGTTAGCCAAAATAATTCCCAATTATTTGGATAACAAAGCTATTAAAGTCATTGAAGGTGATTATACAGTTGGTGACAAATTGTTGCAACAAAAATGGGACAAGATTTTCTTTACAG GGAGTCCAAAAGTGGCTCAAATTGTTATGGGTGCTGCAGCCAAGCATTTGACTCCAGTGACCCTTGAATTGGGGGGAAAATGCCCTGCTATCATTGATTCACTCTCAAGTTCTTGGGATAAAAAG ATTGCAATGAAAAGAATTCTTTCTGGAAAATTTGGAAGTTGCGCTGGCCAAGCATGTATTGGGATTGATTATATCCTCGTCGACAATACATTTGTCAACGAACTG GTAAAGTTGATTAAACTTGGGATTCCAAAAATGCTTGGAGAAAATCCAAAAGAATCACATTCAATTTCAAGGATAGTTAACAAAAACCAGTTTTTGAGATTAAAGAATCTCTTAGATGAGCCAATggtaaaaaaatcaattatatacgGAGGATCATCCGATGAAGATAATTT GTACATTGAGCCCACAGTATTACTGGATCCTCCCTTGCAATCTACAATCATGACTGATGAAATTTTTGGCCCATTGCTCCCTATCATAACA TTGGATAAAATTGAGGATAGTATTGAATTTATCAATGCAAGGCCTAAGCCACTTACTATATATGCCTTTACCAAAAATGAAGAGTTCAAAAGAAAGATTACAAAAGGAACATCTTCAGGAAGTTTGGTGTTTAATGATACAATCATTCAA TATGCAGCTGATACACTTCCATTTGGAGGAGTAGGACAAAGTGGCTTTGGAAGATACCatggaaaattttcatttgataCATTTAGCCATGAAAAAGCAATAGCAAGAAGGAGCTTTCTTACCGACATTTGGTTTAGATATCCCCCTTGGAGTGATCATACACTACAACTCTTTAGATCTgcttttatatatgattatctTAGTGTAGTTCTTATTACACTAGGACTAAAAAGGGCTTGA
- the ADH3F1a gene encoding aldehyde dehydrogenase family 3 member F1 isoform X1, whose translation MSTTTMTKLCNSYPTTPQIMLECEKELEVLKETFKSGKTKEESWRRSQLKNLLKLLEEKENDIFKALKQDLGKHKVEAYRDEVGTLVKSVHYALDGLKQWMSPKKAKLPIAAFPSSAELLPEPLGLVLIISSWNFPFSLSLEPLIGAIAAGNVVLLKPSDQAPASSSVLAKIIPNYLDNKAIKVIEGDYTVGDKLLQQKWDKIFFTGSPKVAQIVMGAAAKHLTPVTLELGGKCPAIIDSLSSSWDKKVKLIKLGIPKMLGENPKESHSISRIVNKNQFLRLKNLLDEPMVKKSIIYGGSSDEDNLYIEPTVLLDPPLQSTIMTDEIFGPLLPIITLDKIEDSIEFINARPKPLTIYAFTKNEEFKRKITKGTSSGSLVFNDTIIQYAADTLPFGGVGQSGFGRYHGKFSFDTFSHEKAIARRSFLTDIWFRYPPWSDHTLQLFRSAFIYDYLSVVLITLGLKRA comes from the exons atgagTACTACCACAATGACAAAGTTGTGTAATTCTTACCCCACCACCCCCCAAATAATGTTGGAGTGTGAGAAAGAATTAGAAGTCTTAAAAGAGACTTTTAAGTCTgggaaaacaaaagaagaatcaTGGAGAAGGTcacaattaaaaaatttgttaaaacttcttgaagagaaagaaaatgatATATTCAAAGCTCTCAAACAAGACTTGGGAAAACACAAAGTTGAGGCTTATAGAGATGAG GTTGGAACATTAGTAAAATCTGTCCATTATGCGCTGGATGGTTTAAAACAATGGATGTCTCCCAAAAAG GCTAAATTGCCAATTGCTGCATTTCCTTCTTCAGCAGAGCTGCTTCCTGAGCCTCTTGGTCTAGTCCTCATCATTTCCTCTTGGAATTTTCCTTTTA GTTTATCATTGGAACCACTAATTGGAGCAATAGCAGCTGGAAATGTGGTATTGTTGAAACCTTCAGATCAGGCTCCAGCATCTTCATCAGTGTTAGCCAAAATAATTCCCAATTATTTGGATAACAAAGCTATTAAAGTCATTGAAGGTGATTATACAGTTGGTGACAAATTGTTGCAACAAAAATGGGACAAGATTTTCTTTACAG GGAGTCCAAAAGTGGCTCAAATTGTTATGGGTGCTGCAGCCAAGCATTTGACTCCAGTGACCCTTGAATTGGGGGGAAAATGCCCTGCTATCATTGATTCACTCTCAAGTTCTTGGGATAAAAAG GTAAAGTTGATTAAACTTGGGATTCCAAAAATGCTTGGAGAAAATCCAAAAGAATCACATTCAATTTCAAGGATAGTTAACAAAAACCAGTTTTTGAGATTAAAGAATCTCTTAGATGAGCCAATggtaaaaaaatcaattatatacgGAGGATCATCCGATGAAGATAATTT GTACATTGAGCCCACAGTATTACTGGATCCTCCCTTGCAATCTACAATCATGACTGATGAAATTTTTGGCCCATTGCTCCCTATCATAACA TTGGATAAAATTGAGGATAGTATTGAATTTATCAATGCAAGGCCTAAGCCACTTACTATATATGCCTTTACCAAAAATGAAGAGTTCAAAAGAAAGATTACAAAAGGAACATCTTCAGGAAGTTTGGTGTTTAATGATACAATCATTCAA TATGCAGCTGATACACTTCCATTTGGAGGAGTAGGACAAAGTGGCTTTGGAAGATACCatggaaaattttcatttgataCATTTAGCCATGAAAAAGCAATAGCAAGAAGGAGCTTTCTTACCGACATTTGGTTTAGATATCCCCCTTGGAGTGATCATACACTACAACTCTTTAGATCTgcttttatatatgattatctTAGTGTAGTTCTTATTACACTAGGACTAAAAAGGGCTTGA